From the genome of Virgibacillus siamensis, one region includes:
- the lepA gene encoding translation elongation factor 4 yields the protein MVKDQSYVRNFSIIAHIDHGKSTLADRILENTKALTQREMKEQFLDAMDLERERGITIKLNAVQLHYDSEGGEEYTFHLIDTPGHVDFTYEVSRSLAACEGAILVVDAAQGIEAQTLANVYLALDNDLEIIPVINKIDLPNADPDHVAKELEDVIGIDKDDVILASAKDNIGIPEILERIIDAIPAPAGNANAPSKALIFDSLYDPYRGVIAYVCIKEGSIKVGDKIRMMATGKEFEVNEIGVFTPNPVAKEELTVGDVGFLTASIKNVGDSRVGDTITLVDKPADEALPGYRRLNPMVFCGMFPIDSNKYNDLREALERLELNDSSLQYEAETSQALGFGFRCGFLGLLHMEIIQERIEREFNIELITTAPSVIYEVEQTNDEMIEVDNPSVMPDPQIISEVREPFVKATIMVPNDFVGPVMEIAQKKRGQFVDMEYLDEIRVNVVYHIPLSEIVYDFFDQLKSQTKGYASFDYDLIGYRPSNLVKMDILLNGETIDALSFIVHRDFAYERGKHIVDKLKDLIPRQQFEVPVQAAIGNKIVARSTIKAMRKNVLSKCYGGDISRKRKLLEKQKEGKKRMKMVGSVEVPQEAFMAVLKMDND from the coding sequence ATGGTTAAAGATCAAAGTTATGTACGGAATTTTTCGATTATAGCACATATCGACCACGGGAAGTCCACATTGGCTGACCGGATACTGGAAAATACAAAAGCATTAACACAACGTGAAATGAAAGAGCAGTTTCTGGATGCAATGGATCTTGAACGGGAACGCGGCATCACGATTAAACTGAATGCTGTACAACTTCATTATGATAGTGAGGGCGGAGAAGAATATACTTTCCATCTGATTGATACCCCGGGGCATGTTGATTTTACATATGAAGTTTCAAGAAGTCTGGCAGCTTGCGAGGGCGCAATATTGGTTGTTGATGCCGCACAGGGAATCGAAGCACAGACACTTGCGAACGTTTACCTTGCTTTGGATAATGACTTGGAAATTATTCCTGTCATCAATAAAATAGATTTGCCGAATGCCGATCCTGACCATGTAGCCAAGGAATTGGAAGATGTTATAGGAATTGATAAAGATGATGTGATTCTTGCATCTGCAAAGGATAATATTGGCATTCCTGAGATTTTGGAGCGTATTATTGATGCAATTCCTGCACCAGCTGGTAATGCAAATGCACCATCAAAAGCACTTATATTCGATTCGTTGTATGACCCGTATCGGGGTGTAATTGCGTACGTATGTATTAAAGAAGGCTCGATAAAAGTTGGAGATAAAATCAGAATGATGGCAACCGGTAAAGAGTTCGAGGTAAATGAGATAGGCGTGTTCACACCGAATCCTGTTGCGAAAGAAGAACTTACGGTAGGAGACGTTGGTTTTTTGACGGCATCCATCAAAAATGTTGGTGACAGCCGTGTCGGTGATACAATCACATTGGTTGATAAGCCTGCAGATGAAGCATTACCCGGATATCGACGACTGAATCCGATGGTTTTTTGTGGAATGTTTCCAATTGACTCAAACAAATACAATGATTTGCGTGAAGCATTGGAACGTCTCGAACTAAATGACTCTTCCCTGCAATATGAGGCGGAGACATCACAGGCACTTGGTTTTGGATTCCGATGTGGTTTTCTTGGACTGTTACATATGGAAATCATCCAGGAACGCATTGAACGGGAATTTAATATTGAACTAATCACAACCGCTCCTAGTGTTATCTACGAAGTGGAGCAGACCAATGATGAAATGATTGAGGTTGATAACCCTTCCGTAATGCCGGATCCGCAAATAATCAGTGAGGTTCGGGAACCTTTTGTAAAAGCAACAATTATGGTACCGAATGATTTTGTTGGGCCGGTTATGGAAATTGCCCAGAAAAAACGCGGTCAATTTGTTGATATGGAATACCTGGACGAAATTCGTGTGAATGTTGTTTACCATATTCCACTATCCGAGATTGTCTATGATTTTTTTGATCAGCTAAAATCGCAGACAAAAGGATATGCATCATTTGATTATGATTTGATTGGCTATCGTCCGTCCAATCTCGTGAAAATGGATATTTTGCTGAATGGGGAAACAATTGATGCATTATCATTTATTGTGCATCGTGATTTCGCATACGAGCGCGGAAAACATATTGTCGATAAACTGAAGGATCTTATTCCAAGACAGCAATTTGAAGTACCGGTACAAGCGGCTATCGGTAATAAAATTGTTGCCCGTTCAACAATTAAGGCAATGCGGAAAAATGTTTTATCCAAATGTTACGGCGGGGATATTTCCCGTAAACGAAAATTGCTCGAAAAGCAAAAAGAAGGTAAAAAACGTATGAAGATGGTCGGTTCTGTCGAAGTTCCACAGGAGGCATTTATGGCTGTCTTGAAGATGGACAATGATTAA
- the grpE gene encoding nucleotide exchange factor GrpE gives MDENKEKMVDSNDAAETEATETAEATEVIDNPEKEDLEQQLGSDESEMEDLKAEVSKLKQEKDEMYQRLLRTQAEFDNFKKRSRKEKEAERKYKAETLATELLPALDNFERALQVEVTDAAESFVDGVSMVYRQIKDALKANDVVEIESVGKEFDPNIHHAVMQVEEEDMESNIVTEELQKGYMLKDKVIRPAMVKVNK, from the coding sequence ATGGATGAAAATAAGGAAAAGATGGTCGACAGCAACGATGCAGCAGAAACAGAAGCAACTGAAACTGCAGAGGCTACTGAAGTAATAGATAATCCGGAAAAAGAGGATCTGGAACAACAACTTGGTTCAGATGAAAGTGAAATGGAAGATCTAAAAGCTGAAGTCAGCAAGCTGAAACAGGAAAAAGATGAAATGTATCAACGGTTGCTTCGAACACAAGCCGAATTTGACAACTTCAAAAAACGTTCCCGCAAAGAGAAAGAGGCGGAACGAAAATATAAAGCAGAGACACTGGCAACTGAATTATTGCCCGCACTTGATAACTTTGAGCGCGCACTGCAGGTTGAAGTAACAGATGCCGCAGAAAGTTTTGTGGATGGCGTTTCAATGGTATATCGTCAAATCAAGGATGCATTGAAAGCAAATGATGTTGTGGAAATTGAAAGTGTTGGGAAAGAATTTGATCCGAATATCCATCACGCAGTAATGCAGGTGGAAGAAGAGGATATGGAATCAAATATTGTAACGGAAGAATTGCAAAAAGGCTACATGCTGAAAGATAAAGTAATTCGACCAGCAATGGTAAAAGTGAATAAGTAA
- the hemW gene encoding radical SAM family heme chaperone HemW, translated as MIQSVYIHIPFCQQICHYCDFTKFFYNEKLATEYIEALSNEINTNIHGTKNKVKTIFIGGGTPTALNKGQLQSLLELIDRKFDIPNCSEYTIEGNPGDFEEEKVKMLQDYGVNRISLGVQVFDDQMLQELGRLHKVKDVYRTLELLHQNGFSNISIDLIYALPNQTVEQFQRSLEEALSLDLPHYSTYALQIEPKTVFYQRHKKGKLHRPPQEAEVQMYEILKNSMKKNDINQYEISNFAKAGFESQHNLTYWNNEHYYGFGAGAHAYLPGRRTGNIRPLPAYTKKALEDGHPILSTEEIGLKEMVEEEMFLGLRKLSGVSKSHFRAKFGFSCKTMYGDAISRLIQKGWLTEEKDSVHLTDEGLLFGNNVFAEFLLDEEDMKLVR; from the coding sequence GTGATTCAATCGGTTTATATACACATTCCATTCTGCCAGCAGATTTGTCATTATTGTGATTTTACGAAGTTTTTTTATAATGAAAAATTGGCCACGGAATATATAGAAGCATTGTCGAACGAGATTAACACCAATATTCACGGGACAAAAAATAAAGTTAAAACGATTTTTATTGGCGGCGGAACTCCAACAGCGCTTAACAAGGGACAGTTACAATCGCTGCTTGAACTGATCGACAGGAAATTTGATATTCCCAATTGTTCTGAATACACCATAGAGGGAAACCCGGGCGATTTTGAAGAGGAAAAGGTTAAGATGCTTCAAGATTATGGTGTTAATCGCATCTCGCTTGGTGTACAGGTGTTCGATGATCAAATGTTGCAGGAATTGGGCAGATTGCATAAAGTCAAAGATGTATACCGTACATTGGAGCTGCTTCACCAGAACGGATTTTCAAATATCAGCATTGATCTGATTTATGCATTGCCGAATCAGACAGTGGAGCAATTTCAACGATCACTGGAAGAAGCTCTCTCGTTAGACCTGCCGCATTATTCAACATATGCACTGCAAATAGAACCGAAAACCGTTTTTTATCAGCGACATAAAAAAGGGAAATTACATCGTCCACCACAGGAAGCGGAAGTCCAAATGTATGAAATTCTGAAAAATAGTATGAAGAAGAATGATATAAATCAGTATGAAATTAGTAATTTCGCCAAAGCTGGTTTTGAAAGCCAGCATAATCTGACCTATTGGAACAATGAGCATTATTATGGTTTTGGTGCTGGTGCACACGCATATTTGCCAGGCAGAAGGACAGGTAATATCCGTCCGCTTCCGGCATATACCAAGAAGGCTTTGGAAGATGGTCACCCGATTTTATCAACTGAGGAGATTGGTTTAAAAGAGATGGTTGAGGAAGAAATGTTTCTTGGATTGCGTAAACTGAGCGGAGTGTCCAAATCGCATTTCCGGGCAAAATTCGGATTTTCCTGTAAGACAATGTATGGTGATGCTATTTCACGCCTGATTCAGAAGGGGTGGCTTACGGAAGAAAAGGATAGTGTGCATCTCACCGATGAAGGGTTGTTGTTCGGCAACAATGTATTTGCAGAATTTTTACTTGATGAAGAGGATATGAAGCTTGTGCGTTGA
- the dnaJ gene encoding molecular chaperone DnaJ: MSKRDYYEVLGVEKGSSKDEIKKAYRKLARKYHPDVSKEDNASEKFKEAKEAYEVLSNEQKRAQYDQFGHAGAQGQGFGGFGGGAQDFGGFGDIFDMFFGGGRRRDPNAPQQGADLQYSMTLNFEEAIFGKETDIKIPNEENCDTCKGSGAKPGTETKTCSHCGGSGQLNMEQNTPFGKVVNRRVCHHCNGSGKIIPEKCGTCGGSGKVTKHKKIHISIPAGIDDGQQIRVSGKGEAGKNGGPPGDLFVVIQVRPHEFFRREGDHIHCELPITFAQAALGDEMEVPTVHGKVMLKVPAGTQTGKTFRLKGKGAPNVRGYGHGDQHVQVRVITPDKLTDRQKELIREFNEIGGNEATDEQGGSFFQKFKNAFKN, translated from the coding sequence GTGAGTAAGCGTGACTATTATGAAGTGCTTGGAGTTGAAAAAGGCTCTTCAAAAGATGAAATAAAAAAGGCCTATCGGAAACTGGCCAGGAAATATCATCCGGATGTGAGCAAGGAAGATAATGCATCCGAAAAATTTAAAGAAGCAAAAGAAGCTTATGAAGTGTTAAGCAATGAACAAAAACGGGCACAGTATGATCAATTCGGCCATGCTGGCGCACAAGGTCAAGGGTTTGGAGGATTTGGCGGCGGAGCACAGGACTTTGGCGGATTTGGTGATATTTTTGATATGTTCTTTGGCGGCGGACGCAGACGTGATCCAAATGCGCCTCAACAAGGTGCGGATCTGCAGTATTCCATGACGCTTAATTTCGAGGAAGCGATTTTTGGAAAGGAAACGGATATCAAAATTCCGAATGAGGAAAATTGCGATACGTGTAAAGGTTCAGGTGCGAAACCGGGGACAGAAACAAAAACCTGTTCACACTGCGGCGGATCAGGACAGTTGAATATGGAGCAAAATACGCCGTTTGGAAAGGTTGTAAACCGCCGTGTCTGTCATCATTGTAATGGAAGTGGTAAGATTATCCCTGAAAAATGCGGTACTTGTGGTGGATCTGGAAAGGTAACGAAGCATAAAAAAATCCATATTTCCATCCCAGCAGGAATTGATGATGGACAGCAAATCAGAGTGTCCGGAAAAGGAGAGGCAGGTAAAAATGGTGGCCCTCCAGGAGATTTGTTTGTTGTAATTCAAGTAAGACCACATGAATTTTTCAGACGTGAAGGCGACCATATTCATTGCGAATTGCCAATAACCTTTGCACAGGCAGCACTTGGTGATGAGATGGAAGTGCCAACTGTACACGGAAAAGTGATGTTGAAAGTGCCTGCCGGGACCCAAACAGGTAAAACATTCCGTCTGAAAGGAAAAGGTGCACCGAATGTACGTGGCTATGGACATGGTGATCAACATGTTCAAGTACGGGTGATTACACCAGATAAACTGACCGACCGTCAGAAAGAGCTGATTCGTGAATTTAATGAAATTGGCGGAAATGAAGCAACAGATGAGCAAGGCGGCTCGTTCTTCCAAAAATTTAAAAATGCATTTAAAAATTAA
- the dnaK gene encoding molecular chaperone DnaK, with protein MSKIIGIDLGTTNSCVSVMEGGEAVVIPNPEGNRTTPSVVAFKNGERQVGEVAKRQAITNPNTIQSIKRHMGTDYKVKIEDKEYTPQEVSAIILQHIKSYAEDYLGEDVNKAVITVPAYFNDAERQATKDAGKIAGLEVERIINEPTAAALAYGIDKDDQDQTILVYDLGGGTFDVSILDIGDGTFEVVSTAGDNRLGGDDFDEVIIDYMVQEFKKENGIDLSKDKMATQRLKDAAEKAKKDLSGVSQTQISLPFITAGDAGPLHLEMNLTRAKFEELSSELVERTMAPTRKALKDADLSASEIDRVLLVGGSTRIPAVQEAIKRETGKDPSKGVNPDEVVALGAAIQGGVLQGDVKDVVLLDVTPLSLGIETMGSVTTKLIERNTTIPTSHSQVFSTAADNQTAVDIHVLQGEREMAADNKTLGRFQLTDIPPAPRGVPQIEVSFDIDANGIVNVRAKDMGTNKEQSITIKSSSGLSDDEIDQMVKDAEENAEADKKRREEIELRNEADQLIFTTDKTIKDLGDKVSEDEKQKAEDAKEELKKAIEADDIDQIKEKKEALQEQVQQLSVKLYEQMQQEQQAQQGADGNAGSADDVEDADYKEVDDEENNKK; from the coding sequence ATGAGTAAGATAATTGGTATTGACTTAGGTACAACAAATTCATGTGTATCAGTTATGGAAGGCGGGGAAGCGGTAGTAATCCCCAATCCGGAAGGCAACCGGACAACGCCATCAGTCGTTGCGTTTAAAAATGGTGAGCGCCAAGTTGGTGAAGTTGCAAAACGCCAGGCAATCACCAATCCAAACACTATTCAATCCATTAAGCGTCATATGGGTACTGATTACAAGGTGAAAATTGAAGATAAAGAATATACACCACAGGAAGTTTCCGCAATTATTCTGCAGCACATTAAATCATATGCGGAAGATTATCTTGGTGAGGACGTAAATAAAGCAGTAATCACTGTTCCTGCATATTTTAATGATGCGGAACGTCAGGCAACCAAGGACGCGGGTAAAATTGCTGGTCTCGAAGTTGAACGTATTATTAATGAACCAACAGCAGCTGCCCTTGCCTATGGTATTGACAAAGATGACCAGGATCAGACCATCCTTGTTTATGACCTTGGCGGCGGTACATTTGACGTATCAATCCTGGATATCGGCGATGGCACCTTTGAAGTTGTTTCTACTGCCGGTGATAATCGTCTTGGCGGGGATGACTTTGATGAAGTTATCATTGATTATATGGTTCAGGAATTCAAAAAAGAAAATGGAATTGACCTTTCCAAAGACAAAATGGCAACACAGCGTTTGAAAGATGCAGCTGAAAAAGCGAAAAAAGACTTGTCAGGTGTATCACAAACTCAAATTTCCCTGCCATTTATTACAGCGGGGGATGCGGGACCGCTACATTTGGAAATGAATTTGACCCGTGCAAAATTTGAGGAGCTTTCATCTGAGTTGGTTGAACGTACAATGGCTCCAACAAGAAAAGCACTAAAAGATGCGGACCTGTCAGCCAGCGAAATTGACCGCGTACTGCTTGTAGGTGGATCTACTCGGATTCCGGCAGTACAGGAAGCAATCAAACGTGAAACTGGTAAAGACCCTTCTAAAGGTGTAAACCCTGATGAAGTTGTTGCACTTGGTGCTGCAATTCAGGGCGGTGTGCTTCAAGGTGATGTGAAAGATGTTGTATTGCTTGATGTCACTCCACTTTCACTCGGTATTGAAACAATGGGAAGTGTAACAACGAAGCTGATTGAACGTAATACAACAATCCCAACAAGCCATTCACAAGTGTTCTCAACAGCTGCAGATAATCAAACAGCTGTAGATATTCATGTGCTGCAGGGAGAACGTGAAATGGCAGCAGATAATAAAACACTTGGCCGTTTTCAGTTGACGGATATCCCACCGGCACCAAGAGGGGTACCGCAAATTGAGGTAAGCTTTGATATTGATGCGAACGGTATTGTTAATGTCCGTGCAAAAGACATGGGTACAAATAAAGAACAGTCAATTACAATCAAGTCCTCTTCGGGCTTGTCTGATGATGAAATTGATCAAATGGTAAAAGATGCAGAAGAGAATGCTGAAGCGGACAAAAAACGCCGCGAAGAAATTGAACTTCGCAATGAAGCAGATCAACTGATCTTTACAACTGATAAAACCATCAAGGACCTTGGTGACAAAGTTTCCGAAGATGAGAAACAAAAAGCTGAGGACGCGAAGGAAGAATTGAAAAAGGCAATTGAAGCTGACGATATAGATCAAATCAAGGAAAAGAAAGAGGCACTTCAGGAGCAAGTCCAGCAGCTTTCAGTAAAACTGTATGAGCAAATGCAGCAAGAACAACAGGCTCAGCAGGGTGCTGATGGCAATGCCGGTTCAGCAGATGATGTAGAAGATGCTGATTATAAAGAGGTAGATGACGAAGAGAACAATAAAAAATAA
- the gpr gene encoding GPR endopeptidase has product MTHENFQVRTDLAVEAKEMYVEKEKKEQEIKGVTVNEREEENIRISNVDVDENGSKLIGKKPGTYITIYADGVKRQDTKRQESAAKVLAKELENLIAKQDIPDGATGLVVGLGNWNVTPDALGPMTVEKVLVTSHLFKMDHESVSEGYRSVAAVTPGVMGVTGMETSDIIFGIVEKLNPDFVIAVDALASRSIERVNETIQLADSGIHPGSGVGNKRKELSKETLGIPVFSIGVPTVVDAVTITSDTIDYMLKHFGREWREKDEPSKSLSPASMTFGEKKFTEEDLPDESQRKTFMGIVGGLTEEDKRSLIKEVLTPIGHNLMVTPKEVDGFMKDMATLVATGLNAAMHEKVTVENFASYTR; this is encoded by the coding sequence ATGACCCATGAAAATTTTCAGGTAAGAACCGACCTGGCAGTCGAAGCGAAGGAAATGTATGTTGAAAAGGAAAAGAAAGAGCAGGAAATTAAAGGTGTTACGGTAAATGAGCGTGAAGAGGAAAATATACGTATTTCTAATGTTGATGTGGATGAGAATGGATCAAAGCTCATCGGAAAAAAACCGGGAACATACATTACGATTTATGCAGATGGTGTTAAGCGGCAGGATACGAAACGGCAGGAATCCGCAGCTAAAGTACTGGCAAAAGAACTGGAAAACCTAATTGCAAAACAGGATATTCCGGATGGGGCTACCGGACTTGTTGTAGGTCTTGGAAACTGGAATGTTACGCCGGATGCATTAGGGCCAATGACCGTGGAAAAAGTACTGGTTACCAGTCATTTATTTAAAATGGATCATGAATCTGTTTCGGAAGGATATCGCTCTGTAGCTGCAGTAACACCGGGAGTAATGGGAGTAACAGGCATGGAAACGAGCGATATTATCTTTGGGATTGTTGAAAAACTGAATCCGGACTTTGTGATTGCCGTTGATGCACTTGCCTCCCGATCAATAGAACGAGTTAATGAAACAATACAACTGGCAGACTCTGGAATTCATCCGGGTTCAGGGGTTGGAAACAAGCGTAAGGAGCTAAGCAAAGAAACCCTCGGGATACCGGTTTTTTCCATCGGCGTTCCCACGGTCGTTGATGCCGTGACCATAACAAGTGATACGATTGACTATATGCTAAAGCATTTTGGTCGGGAATGGCGTGAAAAAGATGAACCGTCCAAATCACTGTCACCTGCGAGTATGACATTTGGAGAGAAAAAATTCACAGAAGAGGATTTGCCGGATGAATCACAACGCAAAACGTTTATGGGAATTGTTGGTGGATTGACGGAAGAGGATAAACGATCATTGATCAAAGAAGTACTGACACCGATTGGCCATAATTTGATGGTAACACCCAAGGAAGTGGATGGTTTTATGAAAGATATGGCAACACTGGTTGCTACTGGTCTGAATGCCGCTATGCACGAGAAAGTTACAGTTGAAAATTTTGCATCTTACACGAGGTAG
- the prmA gene encoding 50S ribosomal protein L11 methyltransferase — protein MKWSEICIHTTNEAIEPISNILHETGASGVVIEDPLDLTMEHESKFGEIYELNQDEYPEEGVYIKAYLPVNSFLGETVNEIKQAVNNLMLYDIDLGRNQVTLSEIHEEEWATAWKKYYKPVKISKKITIIPTWEDYEPVSSDEVIIELDPGMAFGTGTHPTTVLSIQAIEQYLNPRDLVIDVGCGSGVLSIASALLGANEVHAFDLDEIAVKSTSINSKLNKTDAIIHVRQNNLLDNVKMEADVIVSNILAEIIVRFTNEAWNNLRPGGIFITSGIIQAKKQLVLDNLKQAGFEILEVNEMEDWVAIVAKKI, from the coding sequence ATGAAATGGTCGGAAATATGCATTCATACTACGAACGAAGCTATCGAGCCGATTTCTAATATACTTCATGAGACCGGCGCCAGTGGTGTAGTAATTGAGGACCCATTGGATCTCACGATGGAACATGAAAGTAAATTTGGAGAAATATATGAATTGAATCAAGATGAATACCCGGAAGAAGGGGTGTACATCAAAGCATACTTGCCGGTAAACAGCTTCCTGGGCGAAACAGTCAATGAAATAAAACAGGCAGTTAATAACCTGATGCTGTATGATATTGATTTGGGAAGAAATCAGGTAACGTTAAGTGAAATTCACGAAGAAGAATGGGCAACAGCATGGAAAAAATACTACAAGCCTGTTAAAATTTCTAAAAAGATAACTATCATCCCGACTTGGGAGGACTACGAACCTGTATCAAGTGATGAAGTGATTATCGAACTTGACCCTGGCATGGCTTTCGGTACAGGTACACATCCGACAACTGTATTAAGCATCCAGGCAATTGAGCAGTATCTGAATCCACGTGATCTGGTTATAGATGTCGGATGCGGGTCAGGTGTACTCAGTATTGCTTCCGCTTTACTCGGTGCTAATGAAGTACATGCATTCGACCTGGATGAAATTGCAGTTAAAAGTACATCGATAAATTCAAAGCTAAATAAGACCGATGCGATCATTCATGTCAGGCAAAATAATCTGCTGGACAATGTTAAGATGGAAGCGGATGTTATTGTTTCGAATATACTGGCGGAGATCATCGTCAGGTTTACAAACGAGGCGTGGAATAACTTGCGCCCGGGCGGAATTTTTATCACATCCGGAATCATTCAAGCTAAGAAACAATTGGTGTTGGATAACCTGAAACAAGCAGGATTTGAAATTTTGGAAGTAAATGAGATGGAAGATTGGGTAGCGATTGTTGCCAAGAAGATTTAA
- the spoIIP gene encoding stage II sporulation protein P, protein MNSGNKYKFEKRKVLKHLYRKSSVYIISVLLLFIVIGLLTTVAPAYRISSETISDWTSEIESTSFLYLLGMENRAFREAYPEDKALPDLSDTFFQMATSIKPNDPRSLLGKEIPGMSNYAYEIIVAGEGTNYTNLPIESAPPLSDVLEDRKAVVDESGEMEESNKNTTDDNQHSTGNKDVVFIYNTHNTESFLPHLPGVDDPDLAHHKKVNVTKISDHLSKKLEQNGIGTEVADENIMGILNEKGWDYPQAYQASRNVVQTAMSGNDDLQYLIDIHRDAQGRAETTTEIKGKTYARIMFVVGGKYEDYRKNLKLANKLYDLFQKKYPGLCRGVVVKKGKGSNGVYNQDLSGNALLIEFGGVGNTLEELYRTADVVSEIFSDYYWDAEKVSKPK, encoded by the coding sequence ATGAATTCAGGGAATAAATATAAATTCGAAAAACGTAAAGTTCTGAAACACTTATATCGCAAGAGCAGTGTGTATATCATATCTGTACTGTTGTTATTTATTGTCATCGGTCTGCTGACAACAGTGGCACCAGCATATCGTATATCATCGGAAACAATTTCAGATTGGACGAGTGAGATAGAAAGTACCTCATTCTTATATTTACTAGGGATGGAAAACAGGGCATTCAGGGAGGCGTATCCGGAAGATAAAGCATTACCGGATTTATCAGATACCTTTTTTCAGATGGCTACCAGCATCAAACCGAATGATCCCAGAAGCCTGCTGGGAAAAGAAATCCCCGGAATGTCCAATTATGCATATGAAATTATAGTGGCAGGCGAAGGGACAAACTATACAAATTTGCCAATTGAATCAGCACCGCCACTTTCTGATGTGCTGGAGGACAGAAAAGCAGTTGTTGATGAGTCCGGTGAGATGGAAGAGTCTAATAAGAATACAACAGATGATAATCAGCACTCAACTGGAAATAAAGATGTTGTTTTTATTTATAACACTCATAATACGGAATCTTTTTTACCCCATTTGCCTGGAGTCGATGATCCTGATCTAGCGCATCACAAAAAGGTGAATGTAACAAAAATCAGTGACCATTTATCAAAAAAACTGGAACAGAATGGGATTGGTACTGAAGTTGCTGATGAAAACATTATGGGAATATTAAACGAAAAAGGCTGGGATTATCCTCAAGCATATCAAGCTTCAAGAAATGTTGTGCAGACTGCAATGTCGGGAAATGATGACCTTCAGTATCTTATAGACATTCACCGTGATGCTCAAGGAAGAGCAGAAACTACTACTGAAATTAAAGGGAAAACTTATGCACGAATTATGTTTGTAGTGGGTGGAAAATACGAAGATTATCGTAAAAACTTGAAATTAGCAAATAAATTGTATGATCTTTTCCAAAAAAAATATCCTGGGTTATGCAGAGGTGTAGTTGTTAAGAAAGGCAAAGGAAGCAATGGCGTATATAACCAGGATCTGTCGGGAAATGCACTTCTGATTGAATTTGGCGGGGTCGGCAATACGCTGGAAGAATTATATCGTACTGCAGATGTGGTGTCGGAAATTTTCAGTGATTATTACTGGGATGCAGAAAAGGTTAGTAAGCCTAAATAA
- the hrcA gene encoding heat-inducible transcriptional repressor HrcA, whose product MLTERQLLILQVIIDDFIESAQPVGSRAISKKNNIPYSSATIRNEMADLEEMGFLEKTHSSSGRIPSEKGYRYYVDHLAAPKSPRSDVKLIHNSIQDGFFEFEQIAQKSAEILSDITNYTSIILGPEVLETKLKQLQIVTLSSQNAVVILVTDNGHVEHRSFSIPEEISTSDLEKMVNILNDRLQGVSLIRLPEKLNSEIITLMQKYISDFKKSYNYIKQAFFNENPVKLYFGGKTNILMQPEFNDINKVRSFYAMMEKEDEIAKILKDTHDGIKVTIGHENKADAIKDLSLITATYQLDEEQVGTIAILGPTRMEYKRVINLLNTLSHEMSDALYLWHKNND is encoded by the coding sequence ATGTTAACAGAAAGGCAATTGTTAATTTTGCAGGTCATTATTGATGATTTCATCGAATCAGCACAACCAGTTGGATCACGTGCAATTTCCAAAAAAAACAATATCCCCTACAGTTCTGCGACCATTCGGAATGAGATGGCGGACTTAGAGGAAATGGGTTTTCTGGAAAAAACACACTCATCCTCTGGACGGATTCCCTCTGAAAAAGGGTATCGATATTATGTTGATCATTTGGCAGCACCAAAAAGCCCAAGGAGTGATGTAAAACTCATCCATAATTCGATTCAGGACGGCTTTTTTGAATTTGAACAAATTGCTCAAAAGTCTGCTGAAATTTTGTCTGATATAACAAATTACACGTCTATTATATTAGGTCCTGAGGTACTGGAAACAAAGCTTAAGCAACTTCAGATTGTCACACTGTCAAGCCAGAATGCGGTTGTTATACTTGTAACAGACAATGGCCATGTGGAACATCGATCATTTTCCATTCCGGAAGAGATTAGCACATCTGACTTGGAGAAGATGGTAAATATTTTAAATGACAGGTTACAGGGTGTGTCTCTAATCAGACTGCCGGAGAAGCTGAATTCTGAAATCATCACCTTAATGCAAAAGTATATTTCAGACTTTAAAAAATCGTATAATTATATTAAACAGGCATTTTTTAATGAAAATCCGGTTAAATTGTATTTTGGTGGAAAAACCAATATATTGATGCAGCCAGAATTCAATGATATCAATAAAGTGCGTTCGTTTTATGCCATGATGGAAAAAGAGGATGAGATTGCCAAGATCCTGAAAGATACACACGATGGCATTAAAGTTACTATCGGGCATGAGAACAAGGCTGATGCTATAAAAGATCTCAGCCTGATTACAGCAACGTATCAATTGGATGAGGAGCAGGTGGGTACTATCGCAATTCTTGGCCCAACGCGGATGGAATACAAAAGAGTGATCAATTTGTTAAATACGTTGTCTCATGAGATGTCGGATGCTTTATATTTATGGCATAAAAATAATGATTAA